In Aliarcobacter faecis, a genomic segment contains:
- a CDS encoding amidohydrolase family protein, producing the protein MSYSKEIIDFRSRPALLGEFYGSTPNTKGYETAKWLNRRVGSKDDEHFTKSFTLDGYIKEIRDSGITNAVVIGRDTPDLSIPNDVIKDITAPYKELIGIASVDPQTKGIAQTFEEIHRVTNILDLKGINVEPTFGKPAVYFDDKDFLPVYDLCQSLGIPIFIMSGPTTPNLEHTNPAAIGRVAREFPNLKIVVCHGCYPYVNEMIGIAFRYENVFVVPDMYLFQAGSKLFVEAANGFFKDQLLFGTSYPFRPMKQTIEDFLELGFKDEILDNLFYKNAKRVLNI; encoded by the coding sequence TTGAGTTATAGTAAAGAAATTATAGACTTTAGGAGCAGACCTGCATTATTGGGGGAATTTTATGGTTCAACTCCAAATACAAAAGGTTATGAAACAGCAAAATGGTTAAATAGAAGAGTTGGGTCAAAAGATGATGAGCATTTTACTAAATCTTTTACCCTAGATGGTTATATAAAAGAGATTAGAGATAGTGGAATAACAAATGCTGTTGTAATAGGTAGAGATACACCTGATTTATCAATACCAAATGATGTAATAAAAGATATAACAGCTCCATATAAAGAGCTTATTGGAATTGCATCTGTTGATCCACAAACAAAAGGTATAGCTCAAACTTTTGAAGAGATACATAGAGTAACAAATATTTTAGATTTAAAAGGGATAAATGTTGAACCAACTTTTGGAAAGCCAGCAGTCTATTTTGATGACAAAGATTTTTTACCTGTATATGATTTGTGTCAAAGTTTAGGTATTCCAATATTTATAATGAGTGGTCCAACAACCCCAAATTTAGAGCATACAAATCCAGCAGCTATTGGAAGAGTTGCTAGAGAGTTTCCAAATTTGAAAATAGTAGTTTGCCATGGTTGTTATCCTTATGTAAATGAAATGATAGGTATTGCATTTAGATATGAAAATGTTTTTGTAGTTCCTGATATGTATCTATTTCAAGCAGGAAGTAAACTTTTTGTAGAAGCAGCAAATGGTTTTTTTAAAGATCAGTTATTGTTTGGAACTTCATATCCATTTAGACCAATGAAACAAACAATAGAAGATTTTTTAGAATTAGGTTTTAAAGATGAAATTTTGGATAATTTATTTTATAAAAATGCCAAAAGAGTTTTAAATATATAA
- a CDS encoding ABC transporter substrate-binding protein — translation MDRRDFIKQASLFSLTAALHSGLNLRADDGKYFDETVRIGYLPITDANSLLIAHEIGLFKEEGLKSEKPALIRGWSPLVESFTAKKFNVVHLLKPIPIWMKFANNIPVKIPAWAHTNGSALVVGNHKNATSIKDLGGTNFAVPYWYSVHNIILQKLLKENGLIPIIQDRAIPLKPNEVNLQILPPSEMPLALVAKKIDGYIVAEPFNAFGELKANATILRFTGDVWKNHPCCVVTMHEDILNEQQEWSQKVINAIVKAEIFISENRVETAKILSKEKSGLLPFEFNVIDRAMNFYDNPIYAQIGANRNKDSWNNNRIDFDPYPYPSATEYLIEAMKDTLVEGNLKFLDNIDPKVAVNEIIDYRYVTNAINKFHKTPKFSREEEINF, via the coding sequence ATGGACAGAAGAGATTTTATAAAACAAGCCTCTTTATTTTCACTCACAGCAGCATTACACTCTGGTTTGAATTTAAGAGCAGATGATGGTAAATATTTTGATGAAACTGTTAGGATAGGTTATTTACCTATTACAGATGCAAATTCTCTACTAATAGCTCATGAGATAGGTTTATTTAAAGAAGAGGGGTTAAAATCTGAAAAACCTGCTTTAATAAGAGGTTGGTCTCCTTTAGTTGAATCTTTTACTGCAAAAAAATTCAATGTAGTACACTTACTTAAACCTATACCAATTTGGATGAAATTTGCTAATAATATACCAGTTAAAATTCCTGCTTGGGCTCATACAAATGGTTCAGCTCTTGTAGTTGGAAATCATAAAAATGCAACTAGTATAAAAGATTTAGGTGGTACTAATTTTGCTGTACCATATTGGTATTCCGTACACAATATAATCTTACAAAAATTATTGAAAGAGAATGGTTTAATTCCTATTATCCAAGATAGAGCAATTCCGCTTAAACCAAATGAAGTAAATCTACAAATATTACCGCCTTCAGAGATGCCTTTAGCCTTAGTTGCTAAAAAAATTGATGGTTATATTGTGGCTGAACCTTTTAATGCTTTTGGAGAATTAAAAGCAAATGCTACAATTCTTAGATTTACAGGTGATGTTTGGAAAAATCATCCTTGTTGTGTTGTAACAATGCATGAAGATATACTAAATGAACAACAAGAATGGAGTCAAAAAGTTATCAATGCAATTGTAAAAGCAGAAATCTTTATTTCTGAAAATAGAGTAGAGACAGCTAAAATATTATCTAAAGAGAAATCAGGTCTATTACCATTTGAGTTTAATGTTATTGATAGAGCAATGAATTTTTATGATAATCCAATTTATGCTCAAATTGGTGCTAATAGAAATAAAGATAGCTGGAATAACAATAGAATAGATTTTGACCCATACCCATATCCAAGTGCAACAGAATATCTAATAGAAGCTATGAAAGATACTCTAGTAGAAGGTAATTTGAAATTTCTGGATAATATAGACCCAAAAGTAGCAGTTAATGAGATTATAGATTATCGATATGTTACAAATGCAATAAATAAGTTTCATAAAACACCAAAATTTTCAAGAGAAGAAGAGATAAATTTTTAA
- the typA gene encoding translational GTPase TypA, whose translation MRDIRNIAVIAHVDHGKTTLVDQLLKQSGTFSAHQNVDERVMDSNAIEKERGITILSKNTAIDYEGVRINIIDTPGHADFGGEVERVLKMVDSVLLLVDAQEGVMPQTKFVVKKALSLGHRPIVVVNKIDKPAAEPDRVVDEVFDLFAQMDATEEQLEFPVIYAAARDGYARYDATDGNMDFKPLYDTILKEVPKPQGADENGLQLQVFTLDYDNFIGKIGIARIFNGTISHGETVLLCKADGEKVKGRVTKLIGFKGLDRIDIKTAGSGDIIAVAGFETIDVGDSLCDPANPMPLDPMHIEEPTLSVTFSVNDSPLAGTEGKYVTSNKIDERLKAEMNTNIAMNYEQIGEGKFKVNGRGELQITILAENMRREGFEFCIGRPEVIIREENGVKMEPFEHLVIDTPDEYSGAIIEKLGRRKAVMTNMVPMGEGSTRLEFEIPARGLIGIRTEFLTDTRGEGVMNHSFLEFRPYSGTVESRKYGALVSMENGEALAYSIFNLQDRGVMFVKPQDKVYIGMVVGQHAKDNDLDVNPIKGKQQSNVRSSGADEAIKLIPPKIMSLENALEWIEEDESVEVTPISIRVRKRELDPTVRKRTAKKEKNS comes from the coding sequence ATGAGAGACATTAGAAATATTGCAGTTATTGCACACGTAGACCACGGAAAAACAACACTAGTAGATCAACTTTTAAAACAAAGTGGTACATTTTCAGCTCACCAAAATGTAGATGAAAGAGTTATGGATAGCAATGCTATTGAAAAAGAGAGAGGAATTACAATTCTTTCAAAAAACACAGCTATTGATTATGAAGGTGTAAGAATTAACATTATCGACACTCCAGGACACGCCGATTTTGGTGGAGAAGTTGAGAGGGTTTTAAAAATGGTTGACTCTGTTTTACTTCTTGTAGATGCACAAGAAGGAGTTATGCCACAAACTAAGTTTGTTGTTAAAAAAGCACTATCTTTAGGGCATAGACCAATCGTTGTTGTAAATAAAATAGACAAACCAGCAGCAGAGCCAGATAGAGTTGTAGATGAAGTTTTTGACCTTTTTGCACAAATGGATGCAACAGAAGAACAACTAGAATTCCCAGTTATTTATGCAGCAGCAAGAGATGGTTATGCAAGATATGATGCAACTGATGGAAATATGGATTTCAAACCACTTTATGACACAATCTTAAAAGAAGTTCCAAAACCTCAAGGTGCTGATGAAAATGGTCTTCAACTTCAAGTATTTACTTTGGATTATGATAACTTCATAGGGAAAATAGGTATTGCTAGAATTTTCAATGGTACAATTAGCCATGGAGAAACAGTACTTTTATGTAAAGCAGATGGTGAAAAAGTAAAAGGAAGAGTAACTAAACTTATTGGTTTTAAAGGGCTTGATAGAATTGATATAAAAACAGCTGGTTCTGGTGATATTATTGCCGTTGCTGGATTTGAAACTATTGATGTTGGAGATAGTTTATGCGATCCTGCAAACCCAATGCCACTTGATCCTATGCATATAGAAGAGCCTACATTATCTGTTACTTTTTCAGTAAATGATTCTCCATTAGCAGGAACTGAAGGTAAATATGTAACTTCAAATAAAATAGATGAAAGATTAAAAGCAGAGATGAATACTAATATTGCTATGAATTATGAGCAAATTGGTGAGGGTAAATTTAAAGTAAACGGAAGAGGTGAGCTTCAAATTACTATCTTAGCTGAAAATATGAGAAGAGAAGGTTTTGAGTTTTGTATTGGAAGACCTGAAGTTATTATTAGAGAAGAGAATGGGGTTAAAATGGAACCATTTGAACATTTAGTAATTGATACTCCAGATGAATATAGTGGAGCAATTATAGAAAAATTAGGTAGAAGAAAAGCTGTTATGACAAATATGGTTCCTATGGGTGAAGGATCTACAAGATTAGAGTTTGAGATTCCTGCACGAGGACTTATTGGTATTAGAACAGAGTTTTTAACAGATACAAGAGGAGAGGGTGTTATGAATCACTCTTTCTTAGAATTTAGACCATATTCTGGAACAGTTGAAAGTAGAAAATATGGAGCTTTAGTTTCTATGGAAAATGGAGAAGCTCTTGCATACTCTATTTTTAATCTACAAGATAGAGGAGTTATGTTTGTAAAACCTCAAGATAAAGTGTATATTGGAATGGTAGTTGGACAACATGCAAAAGATAATGATTTAGATGTAAATCCTATTAAAGGGAAACAACAATCAAATGTAAGATCTAGTGGTGCTGATGAAGCTATCAAACTTATTCCACCAAAAATAATGTCTTTAGAAAATGCTTTAGAGTGGATAGAAGAAGATGAATCAGTTGAAGTTACTCCTATTTCTATTAGAGTTAGAAAAAGAGAACTTGACCCAACTGTTAGAAAACGAACAGCTAAGAAAGAGAAAAACTCATAA
- a CDS encoding sulfonate ABC transporter substrate-binding protein, with translation MRNLVKKVLILLAIIPILGFSSDKKDDVLRIGFQKYGTLILLKASGNLEKRLAPLGVKVTWNEFAAGPQLLEGLNVGSIDFGTVGETPPIFAQAANAKIKYIGYEPPAPKGEAIIVPKNSTIDTVTDLKGKKVVLNKGSNVHYLLVRALENAGLKYSDVETIFLAPADARAAFEKGSLDAWVIWDPFYAAAQTSLNAKLVKDGTNTVNNHQFYLSEESYAARRPDVIAIIFDELKKVNDWAISKPNEVAAALSPLTGLDLATLEKALARGSYGINYLNDEVIKEQQKIADTFYDLKLIPKKLDIRSVVWIPETKKGK, from the coding sequence ATGAGAAATTTAGTTAAAAAGGTTTTAATATTATTAGCAATTATTCCTATTTTAGGGTTTAGTTCAGATAAAAAAGATGATGTTTTAAGAATTGGTTTTCAAAAGTATGGAACTTTGATTTTATTAAAAGCTAGTGGTAATTTAGAAAAAAGATTAGCTCCACTTGGTGTAAAAGTAACTTGGAATGAGTTTGCAGCAGGTCCTCAACTACTTGAAGGATTAAATGTAGGAAGTATAGATTTTGGAACAGTAGGAGAAACTCCACCAATTTTTGCACAAGCAGCAAACGCTAAAATCAAATATATTGGATATGAGCCACCTGCTCCAAAAGGTGAAGCTATTATCGTTCCAAAGAATTCAACTATAGATACAGTTACAGATTTAAAAGGTAAAAAAGTTGTTCTAAATAAAGGTTCAAATGTTCACTATTTATTAGTTAGAGCTTTAGAAAATGCTGGACTAAAATATAGTGATGTAGAAACAATATTTTTAGCTCCAGCAGATGCAAGAGCAGCTTTTGAAAAAGGTAGTCTTGATGCTTGGGTAATTTGGGATCCATTTTATGCAGCAGCACAAACCTCTTTAAATGCAAAACTTGTAAAAGATGGAACAAATACAGTAAATAACCATCAATTCTATCTATCAGAAGAGAGTTATGCTGCTAGAAGACCTGATGTTATTGCTATTATTTTTGATGAGTTAAAAAAAGTAAATGATTGGGCAATCTCAAAACCAAATGAAGTTGCAGCTGCTTTATCTCCATTAACTGGTTTAGATTTAGCTACTTTGGAAAAAGCACTAGCTAGAGGTAGTTATGGAATAAATTACTTAAATGATGAGGTTATCAAAGAGCAACAAAAAATTGCAGATACATTTTATGATTTAAAACTAATTCCTAAAAAACTTGATATTAGAAGTGTTGTTTGGATACCTGAAACTAAAAAAGGAAAATAA
- a CDS encoding ABC transporter permease subunit, which translates to MKLIDKIYKSLVDNFIVWLIPFLILVIWQIVVQNGWLSSRVMPAPLDVISAGFTLTANGELIHHFLISLQRAILGLLIGGSIGFILGFITGLSRLAENLLDSTIQMIRTIPLLALVPLVILWFGIGEFSKIFLLSLAVFFPIYLNTFHGLRSVDKDLIEMGRVYGLTPYGLFKNVILPGAMPYILVGLRMSLGFMWLYLIVAETIASSAGIGYMTMNAREFLQTDIMVLGILLYAVLGKISDVLASILEKRYLKWHKGYQK; encoded by the coding sequence ATGAAACTCATAGATAAAATATATAAAAGTTTGGTTGATAATTTTATAGTTTGGTTAATTCCTTTTTTAATTTTAGTTATTTGGCAAATTGTAGTACAAAATGGTTGGTTATCTTCAAGGGTTATGCCTGCACCACTTGATGTTATAAGTGCAGGATTTACTCTTACAGCAAATGGGGAGTTAATTCATCACTTTTTGATTAGTTTACAAAGAGCCATATTAGGATTACTTATTGGTGGAAGTATTGGTTTTATTTTAGGATTTATTACAGGTTTATCAAGGTTAGCAGAAAATTTACTTGATTCAACTATACAAATGATTAGAACAATTCCTCTTTTAGCTTTAGTTCCATTGGTTATTTTATGGTTTGGTATTGGAGAGTTTAGTAAAATTTTTTTACTATCTTTAGCTGTTTTCTTTCCAATATATTTAAACACTTTTCATGGACTTAGAAGTGTTGATAAAGATTTGATAGAGATGGGAAGAGTTTATGGTTTAACTCCTTATGGATTATTTAAGAATGTTATTTTACCAGGAGCAATGCCATATATTTTAGTTGGACTTAGAATGTCTTTAGGATTTATGTGGCTTTATTTAATTGTAGCTGAAACAATAGCTTCAAGTGCAGGAATAGGTTATATGACAATGAATGCAAGGGAGTTTTTACAAACAGATATTATGGTATTAGGAATTTTATTATATGCAGTTTTAGGAAAAATTTCAGATGTTTTAGCTTCTATCTTAGAAAAAAGGTATTTAAAATGGCATAAAGGTTATCAAAAATGA
- a CDS encoding RrF2 family transcriptional regulator, whose amino-acid sequence MKVSKKTDYALRALFAIAEADNLISIRELSEQVDVPRRFLENIMLEMNRAGWVKSIPGRYGGYVLAKGANEITMGEVIRYFEGMIAMISCVSVSSYEPCSQEGKCYFRRVFLNIRNLTAQILDKTTIASCLGQAPVTKEDVLKEEFVGGLGI is encoded by the coding sequence ATGAAAGTATCAAAAAAGACAGATTATGCTTTAAGAGCACTATTTGCAATAGCAGAAGCGGATAATTTAATATCAATAAGAGAGTTATCAGAACAAGTTGATGTTCCAAGAAGATTTTTAGAAAATATTATGCTTGAGATGAATAGAGCAGGTTGGGTAAAAAGTATCCCTGGACGATATGGTGGATATGTTTTAGCAAAAGGTGCAAATGAGATAACAATGGGTGAAGTTATTCGATATTTTGAAGGTATGATTGCTATGATCTCTTGTGTTTCAGTTTCTAGCTATGAGCCTTGTAGTCAAGAGGGGAAATGCTACTTTAGAAGAGTGTTTTTGAATATTAGAAATCTAACTGCACAAATTTTAGATAAAACTACTATTGCATCTTGTCTAGGACAAGCCCCTGTTACAAAAGAGGATGTTTTAAAAGAGGAATTTGTTGGTGGTTTAGGAATTTAG
- a CDS encoding ATP-binding cassette domain-containing protein has translation MSDLTGIEIRTDNLIKSFGNRVVLSNFNLKVNSGEFVSIVGRSGCGKSTFLRLVGGLEKLSSGKLLLNDEDVVGVNSNTRIMFQDSRLLPWKTVIENVALGLPKESYTLAFNALKEVGLDTRANEWPSNLSGGQKQRVALARALVHKPKLLLLDEPLGALDALTRIEMQTLIERIWQEHKFTVLLVTHDVSEAVILGDRVVLIEDGKITLDLKIDLPRPRERGTQDFAKLEANILSRVLGNMYYI, from the coding sequence ATGAGTGATTTAACAGGAATAGAAATAAGAACTGATAACTTAATAAAAAGCTTTGGAAATAGAGTAGTATTAAGTAATTTTAATTTAAAAGTTAATTCTGGTGAATTTGTATCAATTGTAGGAAGAAGTGGCTGTGGTAAAAGTACATTTTTAAGATTGGTTGGTGGACTTGAAAAATTAAGTTCAGGAAAACTTCTTTTAAATGATGAAGATGTTGTAGGTGTAAATAGCAACACAAGAATAATGTTTCAAGATTCAAGGTTACTTCCTTGGAAAACTGTAATAGAAAATGTAGCTTTAGGTTTACCAAAAGAGTCGTATACTTTAGCATTTAATGCTTTAAAAGAGGTAGGACTTGATACAAGAGCAAATGAGTGGCCATCAAATTTATCTGGTGGTCAAAAACAAAGAGTGGCACTGGCACGTGCTTTGGTTCATAAACCAAAATTATTGCTTCTCGATGAGCCTTTAGGAGCTTTAGATGCATTAACAAGAATTGAGATGCAAACATTAATAGAAAGAATTTGGCAAGAGCATAAATTTACTGTTTTACTTGTAACACATGATGTTAGTGAAGCAGTTATTTTAGGTGATAGAGTTGTATTGATAGAAGATGGAAAAATTACACTTGATTTAAAAATAGATTTACCAAGACCGCGAGAGCGAGGAACACAAGATTTTGCTAAATTAGAAGCAAATATTTTATCAAGAGTTCTTGGTAATATGTACTATATTTAA
- the ssuD gene encoding FMNH2-dependent alkanesulfonate monooxygenase, producing the protein MALDIFWFIPTFGDSQYIGGKTGARAIDFNYSKQIAVAADNLGFDGVLIPTGRLCEDPWVVASSLIDATQNLKFLVALRPGLVQPSLAARMTATLDRFSNGRVAINLVAGGDQTELEGDGLYQNPKERYEAASEFVDVWKDILKASYEKELVNFDGKHYKTTNAKLLYPPIQRPHPPLFFGGSSNEARELAAQKVDLYITWGERPQDVKEKIEDLKKRASKYGRTLKFGVRLHVIVRETQEEAWEVAQKLISKLDDETIEQHHKVLEKRESIGQKRMTALTNGGKARTREELEISPNLWAGIGLAREGCATALVGSPEIIVERINEYVDMGVDTFVFSGYPHLEEAYKFAELVFPLLPDKVKKKLSEPTQFGGVLNYETHR; encoded by the coding sequence ATGGCACTAGATATATTTTGGTTTATACCTACATTTGGAGATAGTCAGTATATAGGCGGAAAAACTGGTGCAAGAGCAATAGATTTTAATTACTCAAAACAAATAGCAGTTGCTGCTGATAATTTAGGATTTGATGGAGTTTTAATTCCTACTGGAAGATTGTGCGAAGACCCTTGGGTTGTTGCTTCAAGTTTAATAGATGCTACACAAAACTTAAAGTTTTTAGTAGCACTAAGACCTGGTTTAGTGCAACCATCATTAGCTGCTAGAATGACAGCAACTCTTGATAGATTTTCAAATGGAAGAGTAGCTATAAATTTGGTTGCTGGTGGTGACCAAACAGAATTAGAGGGTGATGGTTTATATCAAAATCCTAAAGAGAGATATGAAGCAGCATCAGAGTTTGTAGATGTATGGAAAGATATTTTAAAAGCAAGTTATGAAAAAGAGCTTGTAAATTTTGATGGAAAACATTATAAAACAACAAATGCAAAACTTTTATATCCTCCTATTCAAAGACCACATCCACCACTATTTTTTGGTGGTTCATCAAATGAAGCAAGAGAGTTAGCAGCACAAAAAGTTGATTTATATATAACTTGGGGAGAAAGACCACAAGATGTAAAGGAGAAAATTGAAGACCTTAAAAAAAGAGCTTCAAAATATGGAAGAACTCTAAAGTTTGGGGTTAGACTTCATGTAATTGTAAGAGAAACGCAAGAAGAGGCTTGGGAAGTAGCCCAAAAACTAATAAGTAAACTAGATGATGAAACAATAGAGCAACATCACAAAGTTTTAGAAAAAAGAGAGTCTATTGGGCAAAAAAGAATGACAGCTTTAACAAATGGTGGAAAAGCAAGAACTAGAGAAGAATTAGAAATAAGCCCAAATTTATGGGCTGGGATTGGACTTGCTAGAGAAGGTTGTGCAACTGCACTTGTTGGAAGCCCCGAAATTATAGTTGAAAGAATAAATGAATATGTTGATATGGGAGTTGATACTTTTGTATTTTCTGGTTATCCACATCTTGAAGAAGCTTATAAATTTGCAGAGTTAGTTTTCCCTCTGTTGCCAGATAAAGTTAAAAAGAAGTTATCAGAACCAACACAATTTGGAGGAGTTTTAAATTATGAAACTCATAGATAA
- the ssuD gene encoding FMNH2-dependent alkanesulfonate monooxygenase, translated as MALDIFWFIPTFGDNRYLGSKEQLRVSDFDYVKQVAIAVDTLGYDGVLIPTGRSCEDPFVVASSLIGFTQNLKFLVALRPGLLQPALAARISSTLDRFSNGRVAFNLVAGGDKDELEGDGLFQDSDERYEVATEFIDLWKDILKASYEKELVNFDGKHYKTRNSKLLYSPIQRPHPPLFFGGSSQKAHELAAQKVDLYITWGETPKAVKAKIDDVKEKALKYGRTLKFGIRLHVIVRESEEEAWEAAQKLISKLDDEKINASQNALQKLDSEGQRLMTALTNGGKARTREELEISPNLWAGIGLVRGGCATALVGSAEIVAQRIQEYVDLGIDTFVFSGYPHLEESFRFAELVFPLLPNKTKEKLSGLVQSGPFGSVTTEDSKEL; from the coding sequence ATGGCACTAGATATATTTTGGTTTATACCTACATTTGGAGATAACAGATATTTAGGTTCAAAAGAGCAATTAAGAGTATCTGATTTTGATTATGTAAAACAAGTGGCAATTGCTGTTGATACTTTGGGATATGATGGAGTTTTAATTCCAACTGGAAGATCTTGTGAAGACCCTTTTGTTGTAGCTTCAAGTTTAATAGGTTTTACACAAAACTTAAAATTCTTAGTTGCACTTAGACCAGGTCTTTTACAACCTGCATTAGCAGCAAGAATATCTTCAACACTAGATAGATTTTCAAATGGAAGAGTTGCTTTTAATTTAGTTGCTGGTGGAGATAAAGATGAACTAGAAGGTGATGGACTATTTCAAGATTCAGATGAGAGATATGAAGTAGCAACTGAATTTATAGATTTGTGGAAAGATATTTTAAAAGCTAGTTACGAAAAAGAGCTTGTAAATTTTGATGGAAAACATTATAAAACAAGAAATTCAAAACTTCTATATTCACCTATTCAAAGACCACATCCTCCACTATTTTTTGGTGGAAGTTCACAAAAAGCTCATGAATTAGCTGCACAAAAAGTTGATTTATATATAACTTGGGGTGAAACTCCAAAAGCAGTTAAAGCAAAAATTGATGATGTAAAAGAGAAAGCTTTAAAGTATGGAAGAACTCTAAAATTTGGAATTAGACTTCATGTAATTGTAAGAGAGAGTGAAGAAGAAGCTTGGGAAGCAGCCCAAAAACTAATAAGTAAACTTGATGATGAAAAAATCAATGCTTCCCAAAATGCTTTACAAAAACTAGACTCTGAAGGTCAAAGATTAATGACTGCTTTAACAAATGGTGGAAAAGCAAGAACAAGAGAAGAGCTTGAGATTAGTCCAAACTTATGGGCAGGAATTGGTTTAGTTCGTGGTGGTTGTGCAACTGCCTTAGTTGGAAGTGCTGAAATTGTAGCCCAAAGGATACAAGAGTATGTAGATTTAGGAATAGATACTTTTGTATTTTCTGGTTATCCACACCTTGAAGAGTCTTTTAGATTTGCTGAACTTGTGTTTCCATTATTACCAAATAAAACAAAAGAGAAACTATCAGGACTTGTACAATCAGGACCATTTGGTAGTGTAACAACTGAAGATTCAAAGGAACTATAA
- a CDS encoding sulfonate ABC transporter substrate-binding protein, giving the protein MRKIFKNLLGILTIIPVLSFGASKAEQLRIGYQKSDPGFILLKESGELEKKLEPLGVKVSWIEFPAGPQLLEGLNVGSIDLGTVGETPPIFAQAANAKIKYIAYKTGFPKSEAILVQKDSPIKTVADLKGKKVALNKGSNVHYLLVKALEEAGLKYSDIQTIFLPPADARAAFEKGSVDAWVIWDPFFAAAELKIGAKNLRDGVNIVNNYQFYLVEESYIKNKEVIDIVFDEIKKVDEYLTKEPLKTAKTLSAINGLDVEALELAHKRAVFTTQYLTPKVIKDQQEIADTFYDLKLIPKKLDIKSVVWIPETKKGK; this is encoded by the coding sequence ATGAGAAAAATATTTAAAAATTTATTAGGAATACTTACAATTATTCCAGTATTGAGTTTTGGAGCTTCAAAAGCTGAGCAATTAAGAATAGGGTATCAAAAATCAGACCCAGGGTTTATTTTATTAAAAGAGTCTGGTGAATTAGAGAAAAAATTAGAACCACTTGGAGTAAAAGTATCTTGGATAGAGTTTCCAGCAGGTCCTCAACTACTTGAAGGATTAAATGTAGGAAGTATTGATTTAGGAACAGTTGGAGAAACACCACCAATTTTTGCACAAGCAGCAAATGCAAAAATCAAATATATAGCTTACAAAACAGGTTTTCCAAAATCTGAAGCAATTTTAGTTCAAAAAGATTCACCTATTAAAACAGTTGCAGATTTAAAAGGTAAAAAAGTTGCTTTAAACAAAGGTTCAAATGTTCATTATCTATTAGTAAAAGCTTTGGAAGAAGCTGGTTTAAAATATAGTGATATTCAAACAATATTTTTACCACCAGCAGATGCAAGAGCAGCTTTTGAAAAAGGAAGTGTTGATGCTTGGGTAATTTGGGATCCATTTTTTGCAGCAGCAGAGTTAAAAATAGGTGCTAAGAACTTAAGAGATGGTGTGAATATAGTAAATAACTATCAGTTTTACTTAGTTGAAGAGAGTTATATTAAAAATAAAGAGGTTATTGATATAGTTTTTGATGAGATAAAAAAAGTTGATGAATATCTTACAAAAGAGCCTTTAAAAACAGCAAAAACTCTTTCAGCTATAAATGGTTTAGATGTTGAAGCACTTGAACTTGCACATAAAAGAGCTGTATTTACAACACAATATTTAACTCCTAAAGTTATAAAAGATCAACAAGAAATAGCTGATACATTTTATGATTTAAAACTTATTCCAAAGAAATTAGATATTAAAAGTGTAGTTTGGATACCTGAAACTAAAAAAGGAAAATAA